The DNA sequence AAAAAGGGCAAAAATAATCAAGGTACATACACAGTTTCTTTATATTCCCTTTCATATGCCTTCTtatatgtgtgtgcatacctGTATATGTTTGTATATAAGTAATTCTAACTACAATAGTtcaaattctaattaaacagcTTAACTTTTTAGGCTTATCTTAGCATGTATTTAAATTTTAAGAGATTTTGCAAGCTGTTAGAGTCATTAAAAACCGTCATTTTTAACAATAATTTTTTAACTTCACTATGGCTTTGAGATTTGCAAAAAATCACAGCAAGCCAAAACAAGCTACCcattcaatttaaaaaataaaatattaagtagTCCTGCTTTTGATCTGAAGAATCCcttaaaaaaagtttcaaaattgAATCCCAAAATATTATCCCCATTAAAAAATGATCTTATAGTCTCTCCCTTTTAACTCATATAAAAATGTAAATCCCCTAATtaaaaaatcagaatatccattccaagatattacgTCAGATCCATAGTATCTACCCACTGCATAGTAAAAGAttataatttcttcttcttaaaattttTCCAAGATCTAATCATTGTTGGACTTGTCATGAGACTATAGATTGCATCAACTGGTTTTTCCCCTTCATTGCTAAACATTTTTACAAAAAGCTTTGGAGCCGGGTTGAAGTTACTCCCCCTTCctttgtctcagtgaactgtaggattttttttctcttgcatAAGTACATTTTCTGCATCCATTTTAAGATCAGGCAACACCGTCTCAAGCCGTTGCCTTTCCACTTTTCCCCGCTTCTGAAGCAGATTTTGTGCTTCTTGATAACACTGGTCTTGCATGTGTTCCATATTTTCACATTTTTCCAGGAGTTTTTCCATTTGCTCCTTaaccaattctgctaaaagacTAATTCCTTGCCTTATGGAGAGAATAAAATCTCTTGAATTATTAATCTCTGCTTGGTGAATCATTTTCCTTGCAGTTATAATCAGTACGATAGTAGAAATCAGAAAGTATTTTCAAAGTGCCAGGCTAAAAATCCAGAAATCCAATTCTTCTCATATAAAGTCACCTTCCATTTTTGATCAAGCTTTAGTATTTTGGTTGTCCAATTATCGCTTATTTAATTTTCAACCAGATCTgtccaattccttttacttgaaataaagacagttgttataagcttgttcttttaattttagaagcctttcttgtgtgtgggggggggggtcttttagcctcctcccccttttttgaacagtcaaatttggtttATAATAAGACTTTAGCTGATAGGTTGCATTCCCAAAtaaacttacttgcaaggtatagttCGGTAGTTGAAGTAGAAAGATTATTAGAAAGAAATATTTTGTTACCAGTGGACACAGCTAGTGCCATGCAAAATGGCGATTGTcgcagtgaggcttcaggatagacaaGGAACCAGGCTTCACCCACTGACGAAATCCGTGGGAATGTCGCATCCCATACTGTCAGGGCTCccactccagggatccctttggaTATCTGAATGTCCAGACATCCCTTGATCTGCTCAATTTGGGGAGTTCGCAAGAGCTGCAAATTCCCCGCCTGCTGAGCCAATGCCAGAACAGGACAAGCTCTccttctatttatttttttttttttttaagaaattagCTCTGTTATTTTAGAAATTTGAATTGCTTTAATAGTTCAGGCAGGCTTCAAAGTTTCTGAATTTATCAAAATGACATGACTTTGTTTTAATCAGCACCTATAGATGATTGGCAGGCTCGGGTGATTTTCTTTCATCAATAGGTTTGCACTGTAGAATATAAGCTTAGCAAACAGAGCTTTTATTTCCAAAAAAGATTACAGTTATGCAAATAAAATTAACATCATTAGTCATTTCTATTAACATGCCATATAGAAGAAATATTGCATATTCTCTCTATATTCTATATTCATCTATCTTTCTCTTCTTTTATCTTTTTATAATCTAGAGATGAAAAATACTAAGAattcaaaaggaaaaaaacttATCTGAGTCTTAGCCCCTCAGGGAAATCAAACAAAATTGGCAATTCTGACACAAAAGATCATAGTCCATatcacaaaaaaacccaaagatgATAATGTGAAGAATCCATTTGAGATGTCATAAAGGAATAATATCTATTTTCCTCTCAAACTTGGCTAATCAAACATGTTTGATGGTTGAGGACTTATTTCACTGCTCAAAATAACAAATGCAAACAGCATGGTTTGCTCCAAACCTACAAACCTGGGAATTTCTTTTGCATACTGTTCATACTGTATGTTGTTCATactgtgactgttgttagccaccctgagcccatttggggagggagggatacaagtgcaataaataaaaataaataagtgtgtCTTGATGAATGTGATTTCCAGCTATCCCACTAGGCATTCTTTGCAAGAGCTCCAGCAAGCACCATAGATTTAGTGGCCCATCAGAAATTTGCCAGTGGTCCATTGGTTGACCTCTATGTTTTGCCAAGTACTGCTCTAAGACATGAAGGCATTTCACATAGAGTGATGAACAATTCTGTTGGGTCTTATTATTAACTTGAGTTGTAGCATTTCGCTGTGGCAATGCATTATAGCAGAACAGAGAGGGCAAGAGAACCTTCAGGAAAGCTTGTCCACCATTGCTGATTTTCTCATTGAGAAGTTCCTGATAAGCTTCTGAAGAACCTCATGGTTCTCAGAATGTGGATTGGAAACCAATCTGTTTTTCATGTTAGATGAactagaagctaagcagagttacacccttctaaatccactgacttCAATAGGGTTTCAGTCTGCTTGGGACTGCACtgtaaaacaaaacataaaaagtGGAACTTTCTTTTAATTTGTTTAATTTGTTGGCAATATCCAACATATCCAaataattgttttctgttgccccagaaggaaggatcagaaccaataggttgaaattaaatcagaaatgtTTCCAGCCCaatattaggaagagcttcctgacagagcggttcctcagtggaacaggcttcctcaggaggtggtgggctctccttccttggaggttttcaaacaaaagctagatggccatctgacaggaatgctgatcctgtgaacttagggggaagtatttgtaaatttcctgcattgtgaagatggttggactagatgatcctggggggtcccttccaactctgtgattctatgattaccAATACAACACTGTAGAATATTGAGTGTGCTTAAAAGCTTTTGGTGGCACTAAGTAAAAATGTAGCAAGGGGCTATTTTGGCTTTAAACTAGTGATAGAATGAAGAGGTTACATAATTACATAATGAAGAGATAGTTGAGGGGGATGTAGTTTTCTTTTAAACTcaacacactattttaaaatatttgttgttAGAAAAACAGCACTGCATATGTGATGTATAATGATGGTCCACCAGGAAAAATGAATTACAGCTGGAAACATGGACATACTAAAGGTAATTTGCTTTGAATAACTTCATTTCCTCTATAGATGAGCCCCTCTTCTATGTATCCAagtctcttttaaagctgttaatAAACTAGACACCAAAGAATGTTCAGTGTGATTTATTGAACACTTAACATCTACTCACATAAACTGGAATATGGTTTGCTTATAATTCAACTTGCTATGAAACATTGCCCAATGTTTATTGAACTAATTCATAAACTTCTTTAGGATTTGAGTCCACGTGCCTGCCTAAAACTACATGAATACTTTATGTACATTATTATATACAGGAAGGTATTAACAGGAAAAACTGATAAAATTACCTAATGCCTCTAAAAAATCCAACAGAACAAAGTAATTTACTCAACACCCTGAATGGAATGCGAGAATTTAAGTAAATGCTTTGGTTATAGACTTCACTCAcacatttttaatattacactatCATGTACTTAAAAGCTTTTGGTGGCATTAAGTCAAAATGTAGCAAGGGGCTACCTGTGCAGCTGGTAGCTGCACTTTCAGATGTCACTGAGCCCATATTTCACCACTGTGGCAGAGGAGAATGGGGGCTCAGGCTATCCCACACAAGAAGTGGCTATAATCCCACCAAAGATGAAGGCAGGAGGTTCACAGAGAGGCTGAGAACCATGGACCATCCAGGGGATCAGGGCTGGCTAGCGGCTGAGGCTGCAGGACAGAATGGGTTGGCTGTCTCAGCTGAGCTTGGCAGGGAAGGGGTGCTACTTGGTATGTGTGGGTGCTGGGCTCAGCAGGTGGAGACTGGAATGAAGGGCAGCCCCCAGTTCTGAGGCAGTCCCTTGAGGCTGTGGTAGTGGAAACTGGAGCGGCTGAGACTGGAGGACAGCAAGAATGCAAACCTGGCCAGAGGAAGTGATGGAACTCTCCCTGTAAGATTGGACTAAAGTCATGCTGACAAAGTGTGAGTTGAATTACCGAAGTTGGGGAAGTACCAGCAAGGAGGGCCAGCTTGGTGTGGGCTCCTCACTGCAAGTAGCCTGGACCACCCAGCCGGCCAGACTCACTCAACCATATTTTAAAATCACTTGATATTCATTTCATAGGCACAGTTGGAAGAGTCTTCCATAGAGAAGGAATGCATGAGGTCATACTGGACTAGTAATAGGAGTGTGATAAGAAGAATGGTTATAAACTGTTTTCATGTAATCTAGATCTAAAATTGAGAGACCTGTGGCTTTGGTGTTCTTTAAAAATCCCATAATATCTTTCCAGACATCAGCAATGACCACAGAGGTCATTTTCAAAACAGACATGTACATGAACTCCATTATGGTTGTCAATGGGTTTCTCTGTTGCACATCAGAACTTTGGCAGTCCATAAGAAGCAGGTTGAGTGACTCATTTGTAATTTTCCTTGTGTCCATTTGTGGACAAAACTTTGCTTGCGAAGCCTCAGAAATTAGGAAAACTGAAGTTGTATGCTTTGCTTCAATGTAGACTTCATGACTTGCATAGGGCAAAAATAATTTAACTTCTTTGTATCTTCATTTTCTGCCTAATGATCATTGTAAGCTACCAACATAATAAAGATTAATTCATAATTTGAAAGGCTGAGAAATAAATCCATGGATGATGCTTACCAAAGAAAAACATTATAAATTGTGTGCTAGGTTAACAAATTATTGGCATTAAGAAATGTATGAAACAATGTTATCCCCTGGGTATGATTGTACTCCCCTTTAATTTTGCATTGAACCATTTCTCACTCTTCTTTTTACATTCTGTTCTTCTATATACAACAGGGTTTTTGCTTTTGGACAAATCTCAAGGTTTCTGGGTAATTCACAGTATTCCTGAGTTTCCTCCATTTCCTCAGAAGGGTTATCGATATCCCCTCACTGGACAGAGATATGGACAGATAGCAATTTGCTTAACATTCCAATATGATCAGTTTGCAAAAATAGGTAATGATGTGCTACCCTGGGAAAGTTTTTTTATGCACAAATCTACCTTGCTGGACTGTGTTTTATTTACTATCACTTATTTGACTAGTGTTTGGTTTCACCTGATCAAACAGCTGAAATCACAGTTAGTAGCATGAAGTTCCTGGAAATGGGCACCTAGGGCCACTTTTTGACCCCTCACAATCTGAAACTAATCTGATTTTGCACACTATTTTCAGATGCATGACAAATGGCAAGTGGCAAGCCACTGCACAAACAGGTTACACTTAAATCATGATATTCAAGATCATGTGTGCCTTGTAAGTAACTGGAATGTAACTGTAAATTAACCTCTCTTAATGGCCATTGGAATACACTTTAAAAACATGTGCACACAAATAGTAGGACAGTGACTGAGAGGAGTTTTAAATGGTCTTTATGGTGCATAGAAATTTGCAatacttaggcttgccaatccccaggttccagcaggagttcttttgctttcccaggctccttcccacccccagtcagctggctggtggggggaagccccgcccccaaagccactatgtgactttccccctcctgaggcttcagtctccgattggaaaggcttcctcttgggatggggtgtctgtgttacttggaataagttggctgcaacttgtgagaAGAGAGGCCAAtccagagtcaccagaaaccaggggggtgggggggacgtctgctgaacacttcattattccctatgtggagatcgattctcatagggtataatggggaattgatctggcggTTTCAGGGGTTCTGGgagagctgctttttgaggtagaggcaccaaattttcagtatagtatctagtgcctctctccaatgtaccccccaagtttcaaaattattggaccagggggtccaattctatgagccccaaaagaaggtgccctatccttcattatttcctatggaaggaagacatttaaaaaggtgtgctgtccctttaaatgtgatggccagaactcccttggagttcaattatgcttgtcacacccttgttcctgactccaccccaatgtctcctggctccacccccaaagtccccagatatttctttaattggacttggcaaccctagcaatacTTACCTTGGCCTAAAAATATGATGTTGGCTTTGGAAATATTGATGCTGCTGCATAAGTATTTCAAGCATTTTTCTTTCAGCCTTGGCAGTGGTGCTGGGATAATGCCACATTTTGCTGATGAGCTCTAATGTGGATGTTGAGCTTCTCATTTATAAGAAATTATTCAAGTATGTCTTTGGCCACTTTATATAATATGGAAGCTGCCCACAATTACTTTACTATAACCCTGTTACCAAATGTGCCAGCCCAGTACCATAGAGACTCTCCAAAACAGTGCCAGCAGCCataaaaaaatccctccacaaTATAGGGCAACAGCATGAGCTTTAAAGATTTTACAACCTTCACAAATCTTTCCTGGTTTTTTTCAACATAGCCTTGGCTAACCTCTTTTTCATTTTGTTCAGACAAACAACTATTATGCTACAATCCTAACGTCTACAACTGCTCCATTCCAAAGATCTTTCACCCAGAACTGTTGAATCTTCAAATGCTGTGTGCAGGATTAAAGCTGCCTCCAGTCCCTCAGAAGCAATGCCTCACAAAACTCCATTCTGCCCAAGGAGAAAGTCTCCTGAACTTTGCTAAAACACACAACTATAATGAGGGTAAGACTGAGAAGGGATAACATCAGTGGGAAAACAGAAAGGCATTTTTTAGGGGGACTGAAGGCAGGAAAAGTTATGCACCAAAGTAGGAAAGCAGCACATTTAGATATTCCTAATAAAGCCAAGACTCTAATCCAGTAAAGGTGGAAGCATTAgaattgatttcaatggaactGGAGTACTCCCCAAAACAGGCCACAGAAAAGATGTTCAGCTCCTCAGAGATTACTTTTTTTCAGAATAGCTGTATATTTTAATAACAAAAAGTGAATCTAGTGGgaaagatttttctttattagttGAAGGTTCTGTTAGCCTAAGTGTTCCCTACAGGTTTTGGGAggatagaaggagaagactgcagatttataccccacctttctctctgaatcagagactcagagcagcttacaatctcctatatcttctccccccacaacagacaccctgtgaggtgggtggggctgagaggactctcacagcagctgccctttcaaggacaacctctgccagagctatgactaacccaaggccattccagcagctgcaagtggaggagtggggaatcaaacccggttatcccagataaaagtccacgcacttaaccactacaccaaactggctctctagggagAAGCATGTCATATGAACAATTTCAGAATTTATTCACTTTCTCCTCTTCCCAAAGTGTACATGTATGTatacaataaattttaacagggaggcAGAATGTTTGTGTAAAACCCCTGTAGGATGGAAGATCCCAAGAGCTAAATTAGCATAGTGTGTACTCATGCAACTCATAAACATACCCTGCTATGGTCCGGCCTCAGTTTGCTCGCCATGGGGCTCCCACTATGAGCTGGAATTTCTTGGCTGTATTTTAGATTAGAAATTTATCTTCACTTGGCACTTATGCATTATGTGAAGTTTTTTTTAAGGTGAAATTATGAcatcaaaataaaatatttttgtaaaAAGTTGCAATATCCTGCCTAGAAAAATAATGTTTACATGTCAACAATAATGCTGAAAGGTTGTTTGTCTGTACCAAAATATGCTGGAGAAGCAcaatgtgtgtggggaggggagggggggacagaacTGGAAGAGGCATGGATATTATTACCTTCAGGCATCCTTCTTGAATATGAATCACTTCCTGTTGTGTTGTGTTTCTTTTGTGCCATGAATACTACACTATACAGCAAAGGCAGCCAAATTCCAAAGTTTGGGAGCTGGACCACCATCCCTAGCCAAAATATCTAATGGCCAAGAGCCTCTCCAACTGCACTGTCATGGCCAGACTTAGATTACGGAGGCAGGGAGAAGTGCTATGGCTTCCCTTCCCAAACAACTTCTGTGGGTGGCAGTGTCTTGTAGCCATCCTCCCCACTAGTATCAGCTTGGCTGCTCTTAGACATGGGTTTGATGAAGCAAAGAATGATTTCTGGGGGAAGGGAAGCCTTTCTAAGGCTGGTTGGAAAAGAAATGATGGCACTTTGCAGTGAAACTGTCAGAAACTGAAGTGATGTTCTTTCACACTTGCATCActtctcctgcttcccaagcCTTGAAGAAAAGCCAAGAAGTGATACAGTGATGTTGCAGGAACTGGACCAAATTGTGACACAGGCACCAGCTGGCCATCTCTTAGTCTTAATACATtgtttcaggggtcgttttgaagaaaaacaggtggtggagctcatccagggatcgttatgcagctgcacctgctattcaatggacaaggtggggaggaggagggggaactgtcagaaaggttcaggagctgtgcttctgtgagctcctgctgaattcaaggcctgcattgTTTGAAAACAAGTAGCTAACTACACAGTGATAGTCCAGTTACTTCAAACAAAACAACTATTTGCCAAACCCCATCAATTTTTGATATAGTcagaattttaaaagcaaaaatttGAGAAGAAATAATGAAAGGGTACTCCTCAAAACTGAAAACAAAGTAAGTTTCACTAGCCAAGCCAATAACCATTTCTCACTTTTTCTATTTGCCAGATATTTACTTAACCTGGATGGCTCCCAAACTGCAAACAGATTTGTTAGTAGAATCCTGGCGGCGTAAGGGACATGAATTCTTCTCAAACTGCTCTCTTCCTTATCATGTCTATAATGCAAATCTAATCCAGACACCATGGAATTCTTCCTTCTTTTCGTATTATGATCATTCCAAGTGGTGTGTCTCTCGGAGATATGAAGACCAGTGGACATGCATTGGAGACCTAAATTATGCACCTCAGCAGGCTAAAAGAAGTGGTGGCTTCATTTGCACTCAGAATCAATACATTTACAAAGCATTCAGGCAACTGGTTTACCGTTATTATGGTTGCCGTGTCTCATGAGTTTGTACATGGATCACGGCCATGGACCTGTGAGTTATTCCTAATAAGCTCAGTttgcttatttttttaaagatctttcTAGTCATCATTGTGCTGAGAAATCATTCCAGATAGTGAATAAAATGCCAATGATTCTTGAGCATGACATCCAGTTGGCAAGAGGAAACAGGATGGCTCTGTTTCTATCTACCTCTGCTGCCCTCTCACATGGCACCTCTCTTTTTTTAATCCTACACAGTCTGCTATTTGCTAAGGATTTGTATTACATACAGCCCCGATATCAAAATTAAAAGTTATGTAATTAATACTAAAACTGACAGTTATGTAAATTGAGGCAGACACATGTgatttattttgatttaatttattcTGAGTACAAGGGTTAGTGCATAATGTGGGGTTCCTTGGTGTATAACTTGAGGGTTTGAGAGGTTTTTTGCTTTGATTATTCACTGCTTGAAGTGACTGCAGatgaaggttttgttttttaacctgTGATCTTAAGTACATCTACCAGTTACATATAAACAGTGTTGAGATGCTCCTTTTCAATGTACCTATACCTGAAAAACTGTAGGAAAAAGGTCACTGAAAAAGATGCTACTCTTTTCACTTCAGTTGGAAAGCTCCTTCTCATGTGATTTCTTATAAAAGAGGGTCCTACTGAACATTCTTATTTAAAAGGGAACAAGATGAAAAAAATATACATGCTTTCTTCATAGACACTTGGATCTTTTGTACTTGGGATACATACTCCAGCGCAAAAAGCCAGGTAAGAACCAATCCTTTAATAGATGAAGGCCCATTATGcatgcacatcttactgcagattttcagagcagtaagcctttaattgTGACTTCGGACTCTGTGCCTGCCTTATGCAccatttttccctccccccctccccagtgtatTTATTgtgcagctacaattttaaaaacccagttttctaaattggggtggaaATTGTTATATTTGAAGGTGGTATCCAAagttatatatatacatacatatctACATACATATCCatatataagtgtgtgtgtgtgttccctctaagctgcagagctttgtgagcaaaaattttactttgtgaactactggcattaaagttgtgagctactgcataaattagtgtactctggggtcatgctttctgagctaagacaaaaaatgtttgagctaggggctaaaaatctgtgagctagctcacactaactcagcttagagggaaccctgataTATATTGCTATTGCAGCTGCTCAGTAAAGTCCAGCAAGCACTTTCCATTTTAATCCTCTTGATTCAGGTTTCACACATGTATTTTAGCCTTACtttgttgaatgaaagggaacagaaagaaacACAGACAAAGGCAGGAGGAGGAACCTCATGTTGAAActggccagattttttttttaattgacaagCAGCTGTGAAACCCCATGTCTCATGTTGCCAAGTACTAGGGGATTCTCTACTGTgctattggccactgtgaaaaatgggataGACTCACACAATATCCtaatatggggaaacatgttgCATATAAAGAATGCATGGTAGAACtcactgacactggcattgcaaggtGTGATCGTTGGCAacgtgtgtgtgcacatgcacgcCTGTGCAAAGTCAACTGCAATTCCACCActctttgcacagggctgcaactCGTATGGGGaaggagtcctctggcagaagctctggagagcttgTTTAGTCTTGTCCCACTAACATGAAAAAAGCTGGGGGTATTTTCACCGACGCCCTAGCACAGCTGCATAGTAATGTTAATTTCCCGCTCTTCCCTGAAAATCTGTGTGGTTTACTCTTTATGATTCATTAATTTGATCCTGAACACTGGTCATGATCTTGGCTGTTTTTTAGGGCCTGTCCTTTGCGGATTATACTCCGTCCTCCAAATGGATTGATCTCAAGCAATTCTTAAATTTGgtggtttgcagaaggtccacATGGCTCACCTGCCATTTAAATGTTAGGCTTCTGGAGACTGCTAAaatgctccccccaaaaaacttttgttcactaaagcatgaaaggggaaaatgttttcaaagctttaggcttcccatcccagtgtcTCTCCTATCAATCTCCTGTCAATCTCACTCTGCACTAAGGATTCCtctttttgtttgcatgcagcactgaattttattttattttttgcaccaGGGATGCTGCCATTTGCCTCTTCTCCAATCCCTCtttcaataccagcagggaatgAAACCTAGCACAACCccttttaaactccccccccccatcattttattttgttttatttttattcagcAATCTAAGATTAGCGATAGTCTTATATTGCTAGACTCATCATGccttgtaaaaaaaataataattttaaaacaagagggaaatggagattGTACGCAGATGAAGAAGggaggatggcagaaggtgcagagtgggcaaAACAACCTGGATGCAGGTGGGGGAAAGATCTTTGAGGGGTGgcaaaagggtgggggggaaatccaagggaatctggatgcttttgaattacctttggcttggaacAAGGGGGAAATCAGCATAAAACCACTCCCAGAAAACCCAGGGAAACAGTGTACAGAAAGTGAACGGAGCACTGAAGGGAAGAAAATTaatgcagaacaacaaagaaaacccagtggacatgcatggtgaaagcaagggaaaacacTCATGCATAGTCAGTTGTAAGCTCAGTCTAGCAAACGGTTTGGATATTTAAAAACCCAAATAAAAAGTATGATTTTAAAATTTGGATTTGCACCCTGCTGGCTGCTCTATCAGGGTACCAAACTATTAGCACTATAAAGCTTTCTGAGGTGAGTGTTACTGTATGTGCATAGAGTGCACAGCCAGATGGGTGATACTGCAGAAAAGTGTCCCTCAGCTACAAGGGATTAGCAAACGCTTCTTACTTCTTCTCTCCTCAGaaatgcaaaaagagagagagagtgcaagaaGGCAATAAGGACCTTTCAGAATGAAAATCCATTCCTGAAGGGATAACACATTTTTTCTAAGCTGTTCTTGCTATACCCATCTGTATTCCCATCTCCCCATAAGGTGTGTAGTGATAGCCTTGCTTCTGGATAAGATCTTTCCCCATATAGTCTAAAGGAGAACACTTCAGAATTGAAAAAAATGAGCACACTTCAGAAGATTATAGAAACAGAACATTCAACATGGCACATGTAGATGTGGAAGAAGCTTGTGACTCACTTCATTGTGATGTTCTCTAGACACACTGCAATAGGTGCCTTCCATATCTTTATAAGATGGTGTCACAATTAGGTTTACTGAGGGAAGAATCAATTTATCAGTAACCCAAGTAAAGAGTTATTAGCATCCAACAAAACTGCTTGCTAGAATAATTTTACTTGGGTATAGGTCTGCCAGCTTCCCGATGGAActtggagttttcctggaatgaCAATTGATATCCAGACAACAGAGGAAACGGTAGGGCATAGATGACTATAGGGCATCACACCCCTGTTGAACTCCCTTCCCTTCACAAACAGTTCCCTCCCTAGTccccactctcaaatctccaggaagttcccaagcAGGAGTCAGGACCTTAGTTGGGTAGTTCTGTGATGGGCGGCACATTTTTCCTGACTAAACGAAAACCTAGAAAATTCCCTA is a window from the Heteronotia binoei isolate CCM8104 ecotype False Entrance Well chromosome 2, APGP_CSIRO_Hbin_v1, whole genome shotgun sequence genome containing:
- the DNASE2B gene encoding deoxyribonuclease-2-beta, whose amino-acid sequence is MTVRSLQSTWSMLLLLSPILPLWATEISCRNEDGKPVDWYIIYKLPKYMRHEPAGTGLEYMFMDSLTQTWEQSKYLINLTESALGQTLQQIYQVYESKKNSTAYVMYNDGPPGKMNYSWKHGHTKGFLLLDKSQGFWVIHSIPEFPPFPQKGYRYPLTGQRYGQIAICLTFQYDQFAKIDKQLLCYNPNVYNCSIPKIFHPELLNLQMLCAGLKLPPVPQKQCLTKLHSAQGESLLNFAKTHNYNEDIYLTWMAPKLQTDLLVESWRRKGHEFFSNCSLPYHVYNANLIQTPWNSSFFSYYDHSKWCVSRRYEDQWTCIGDLNYAPQQAKRSGGFICTQNQYIYKAFRQLVYRYYGCRVS